A window from Citrus sinensis cultivar Valencia sweet orange chromosome 5, DVS_A1.0, whole genome shotgun sequence encodes these proteins:
- the LOC102626581 gene encoding U-box domain-containing protein 29, with translation MVRQELYIAVPNLFRCPISLDVMKSPVSLCTGVTYDRSSIQHWLESGHDTCPATMQILSTKEFVPNLTLHRLIAHWSHQLTVPEQEVRVWIEKIKSENESENSCVDYLVKVAKFATGCEANRRFLASYGGFVEAVFGVLNRKRRSEIAVLESAVRVLNLIVNENGVKEKLNRLILKTYNCLPLFLEILREGNLDSKIGSIKILDSISLDNESKRRVLETENLLSALFDYLKLAEDQALNDAILSILITLSVYRSVKAQLVELGMVQILTRILSDSRTQILTVEKSIKMLSIVATCSEGRLALSEEASCAGRVVERVMKVGKTAREDAVVVIWSMCCVYKDARVKEAVVNSNGLTKLLLVMQSENEGIVRKMCGDLVKVLGKASGLGNYQTKTAHIMPY, from the coding sequence atggtgagaCAAGAACTTTACATAGCAGTACCGAATTTATTCCGGTGCCCGATTTCCTTGGACGTAATGAAGTCTCCGGTGAGTCTCTGCACAGGTGTCACCTACGATCGCTCCAGCATCCAGCACTGGCTCGAATCCGGCCACGACACTTGCCCCGCCACCATGCAAATCCTGTCCACTAAGGAATTCGTTCCGAACCTCACTCTCCACCGTCTCATTGCTCACTGGTCTCACCAATTGACGGTTCCGGAGCAGGAGGTTAGAGTTTGGATCGAAAAGATCAAAAGTGAGAACGAGAGTGAAAATAGTTGCGTTGATTATCTGGTCAAAGTCGCAAAGTTTGCGACGGGTTGTGAAGCGAATCGGAGGTTTTTGGCGAGTTATGGCGGTTTTGTGGAAGCTGTTTTTGGCGTTTTGAATAGAAAACGACGCTCGGAAATTGCCGTTTTGGAGTCGGCTGTAAGGGTTTTGAACTTGATTGTGAATGAAAATGGAGTCAAAGAGAAATTGAATCGTTTGATTCTCAAAACTTATAATTGCTTACCTTTATTTCTCGAAATTCTCCGAGAAGGAAACTTGGATTCAAAGATCGGATCGATTAAGATACTAGATTCGATTTCACTCGACAACGAATCGAAACGCAGAGTTTTGGAAACAGAGAACCTCCTCTCCGCACTGTTCGATTACCTCAAGCTAGCAGAGGATCAAGCTCTAAACGACGCCATTTTATCAATCTTGATCACTTTGTCAGTCTATCGTTCGGTCAAAGCTCAGCTCGTCGAACTCGGAATGGTTCAAATCCTCACAAGAATTCTCTCCGATTCGAGGACACAAATCCTGACTGTGGAAAAGTCAATAAAAATGTTATCGATAGTTGCCACGTGTAGCGAGGGGCGCTTGGCGTTGAGCGAAGAAGCGAGTTGCGCGGGAAGAGTGGTGGAGAGAGTGATGAAGGTGGGCAAAACGGCGAGGGAGGATGCGGTGGTGGTGATATGGAGCATGTGTTGCGTGTACAAAGATGCGAGGGTGAAAGAGGCCGTGGTCAACAGCAATGGGTTGACCAAACTGCTGCTTGTGATGCAGAGCGAAAATGAAGGGATTGTGAGGAAAATGTGCGGAGATTTGGTTAAGGTTTTGGGCAAGGCCTCTGGATTGGGGAATTATCAAACCAAGACTGCTCATATTATGCCATATTGA